The following are from one region of the Aspergillus luchuensis IFO 4308 DNA, chromosome 4, nearly complete sequence genome:
- a CDS encoding NmrA-like family protein (COG:S;~EggNog:ENOG410PX17;~InterPro:IPR036291,IPR016040;~PFAM:PF13460,PF05368;~SMCOG1199:NmrA family protein;~antiSMASH:Cluster_4.1), with the protein MAPVIVFGPTGAVGSAAARTAQQLGTTVYLAMRNPTKSIPGLSAGKEREGGFERVQADFSQPDTISTAVAQSKAKHAFIYTDLTSSDHMRASFTALKEAGIEFVVLLSSFGIQGDVRNVPPEDHIAYVHAQAEISLQEVFGAHGYVAVRPAFYASNTLWWKAPIQTGHVKLAWPAAAFDWISPEDIGGVCGTILARRAQETDLSLNEPYVNLVGAEKMGVGDAVKTIGKVLGKEVNVTEVDENEALDSLVNESGLPEPIARSVLGFCRNAANGQSFMDSPRYGPAVGNIEKYLGRPATRLHEWVEANREKFSA; encoded by the coding sequence ATGGCTCCCGTTATCGTCTTTGGTCCAACAGGCGCGGTCGGCTCGGCCGCCGCGCGCACCGCCCAGCAACTAGGAACCACGGTGTATCTCGCCATGCGCAACCCCACGAAATCCATTCCCGGACTCAGTGCAGGGAAGGAACGCGAGGGAGGGTTTGAAAGGGTACAGGCCGATTTCTCGCAGCCAGACACTATCTCCACTGCGGTAGCTCAGAGCAAAGCCAAGCACGCCTTCATCTACACCGACCTGACTTCATCTGACCACATGCGAGCGAGTTTCACCGCTCTCAAAGAGGCAGGAATCGAATTTGTCGTGCTGCTGAGCAGCTTCGGTATCCAGGGAGATGTTCGCAATGTGCCGCCCGAGGATCACATCGCCTATGTGCATGCGCAGGCTGAGATCTCCCTGCAAGAGGTCTTCGGTGCGCATGGTTATGTAGCAGTTCGGCCGGCCTTTTACGCGAGTAACACGCTTTGGTGGAAAGCTCCCATTCAGACCGGACATGTGAAGCTCGCTTGGCCAGCTGCAGCTTTTGACTGGATCTCTCCGGAAGATATTGGAGGCGTTTGCGGCACGATTCTGGCCCGCAGGGCCCAGGAAACTGATCTGTCGTTGAACGAGCCGTACGTGAATCTGGTCGGcgcggagaagatgggcgTCGGGGATGCTGTCAAGACTATTGGCAAAGTTCTTGGCAAGGAGGTCAATGTAActgaggtggatgagaatgAAGCCTTGGACAGCTTGGTGAATGAGTCCGGGCTGCCCGAGCCCATCGCACGATCGGTGCTCGGGTTTTGCCGGAATGCTGCGAATGGTCAGTCCTTCATGGACAGCCCCCGGTATGGTCCTGCAGTTGGCAATATTGAAAAGTATCTTGGCCGGCCGGCGACACGATTACATGAGTGGGTGGAGGCAAATCGAGAGAAATTCAGTGCTTGA